ATATTTTCAAAGATTGTAATACAACAAAATCAATAAGTTTAAAAGAAGTTGTGATGCAACAAATCTACCAAAGAATTAAAGACCCATTAAGTATTTTAGGTACTTTTAATAGTTTAAAAAAAGAGCAAGAAATTGTATATTCTAAAAACTCTTTTTACAGATCTTTAGATTATATTGCTGAAAATAGGGAGCAAATTTTACAAAATATAAATTCAGTTCTTGTTAATCAATACAAAAGAGACGTAGAAATCATATGATACGATTCTACAACCACTTACTTTGAAACTTTTAGTAGACAAGGGTTCAAAAAACCTGGTTATTCAAAAGATGGTAAATTCAAAGAAGATCAAATTGTTATTGGATTAGCGACCGATTCAAATGGAATTCCGCTTCATTATAAAGTCTTTCCAGGCAACACAACAGATGCAAGAACATTTATCCCTTTTGTTTTAGAGGTGCAAAAAATATACAACATAAAACAAGTTACAATTATTGCTGATAAAGATATATCTACAAATAGCAACATCAGATTTTTAGAAGCTAAAGGTTTAAAATTCATTATTTCCTATCGAATGAAAAAAAGGTCTAAAGAATTTAAAGAATTTGTTTTAAAGAAGGAAGACTATATTCACTTCGAAACTGGTTTAATGTATAAAACAGAAGAAATTGCTTCTCTTTATAGAAACGGTAGAAACAATGGAAAAATAAGAAAAAGAATCATCACTTTTAGCAAAAAGAGAGTAAAAAAGATGCAGTGGATAGACAAATTTTAATTAATAACTTCCTTAAGAAAGCTAAAAACGGAAAAGTTTCTTATGAGGATATAACAGGTAATAAGAAATATAGATTCTTCAAAGCTGTTGAAAAATCTGGTTATTATGAACTTGATAATGAAAAGATTTTAGAGGATGAAAAATTCGATGGACATTATGTTTATGAGACAAATAGACATGATTTAACACCTGATCAAATTGTAGATTTATATGCAAAGCAGTGAAAAGTTGAAGAAAATTTTAGGAGTTTAAAAAGTAGATTAGCCCTTAGACCTATGTATTTATCAACTTGAAAACACATCGCTGGTTATATATGTATTTGCTTTTTAAGTTTAGTTTTAATGAAATTCTTAGTTTTCAAAATCAATGATTTAACAGGTTTATTTCAAAAAGATAAATTTACAGAACATAGATTAACGGAAATGATGAAAAACGTTATGTCAATTGAAGAAAGATTTAATGGTAAAACAATAAAGTCAATCGATGTAATAGATGATAGTATAGAAGATTGTTGAAATGACTACACCTTAGTTAAAAAAGTTTTAGAAATGACCAAAAAGTAAAAATAAATATCCGCTTCAAACGGATAGCTTGAGTGTAATCTCCAGTGCAACAAAAACACCACTCCCAACGCAACATATGAGGTGGTGTTTTTTGTAGTGTTTCTTTAAATTTTAATTATTTTTTATATCATTTGAAGAATTTGTTTCTTTCAGTATTGGACTTTCTTTTTCTAAAAGCACGATCATATAATTGGATTTCTTGTATTTTCGAATCTCAAGGTTTTTTATAATAATACAAATCGAAAAACAACTCATCAGCTGAAAAATAATCAAGAATTTCTCTTGGCATATTGTTTATTTGTTTTTCTGTTTCCATAATTTCTTCATCCGATATTTTGATAAAATTCGTTTTCTTCGGATATTTTCTTCTTATTAAACCATCAAAGTTTTCAATTGATCCTTTTTGGAAAGAAGCATATGAATCAGCTTTATAAATTTTAATTTGCAACCTATAACCAATCATGAAAAACGACTTAAATTCCAGTCCGTTATCAATAGCTATAGATTTAACATTTAGTCTTTTTTCTTTAATTAATTCAAACAACACTTTTGCCACATTTCACGGATTTTTATCTGGTACTTTTCTTATCAATCCGTAACGAGTTTGTCTTTCTTCAAAGGTTAATAAATGTGCAGTGGTTTTTCCTTTTTTACCGACAATTAAATCAGCTTCTCAATGTCCAAATTCAGATCTATCATTAACATTTTTAGGTCTAAAAGTTATTGGTATAACATATCTATTACCTACAAGTCTTGTTGTTGTGTCACCAGTTCTTTTTCCACCTTTTTTATAACGTGGACGTAGCTTGTTTTTATTGTCAAAGCTCATAACCCACTGTTCATTCAATTGTAAATTGTTTTGATTGTAGGTATTGGAAAATCATAATGATTCTTTATTTTGAATCAGGTAATTTTTACCCCTGAATAAGTATTGTCAAAGTTTTCTAAAAATACTTTTGTGAATTCCTTGTAATAATAAAAATCAGATTCCAATTTAAATTGATATTTTCATTTTTCTCTTATTTTAGATTTGTTTTCAGTTTCTTCAGCTATATACCCATTTTCGGTCGAATTATTTTTTATTTCTCTTCATATTGTAGATTTTGAAAAACCAAGAATTTTTGCAATTTTTTCTAAAGAAATCGAATAATTTTTTAAAAAAAGTTCTAGTTGTGCCCTATTTTTGAAACAAATTCTTTTATAATTCATTTATGTGGATCCTTTGCAAAAACACCACAAAAAAATTTTAATAAATTTAAAAGAAACAAAAACACAAGAAAAAAGCGTGGCGTGCAGCCATGTTTTTTTTCTTGTGTTTTTGCCCCTCCGCGTTGCAATGCAAATTACAATCGAGCTATCCGCTTCAAACGGATATTTTGCTTTTTATACTACTAAGTGGGAAACGTGGGGAAAGAAAAATAGGTCTTAGTTCAAAGTTTGTTTTCATTACTCTAAAACTTTCTTCAATTTTTCAAAGTTTTGAATATTACTTAATAATTTCTTTTTCATCCATATCTTCGTGAGATGTTAAAATTCCATAAAACCCATCAGAAACTTCATCTTTTAAAATGGCTTGATGATCTAATTCAACTTCGTTAGCTGAAAATTTTAAATACTTCTTACCACCTCTTTTCATTTCTGATTTTATAGCTGATAAATTGAGTAATTTTTCAGATTTTTTAATGAGTCTTTCACGACCTTTTTTATCTTTTCTTTGCCTCTTTCCTGAGAAAGTTAAAATGAGTTTATTATCAATTTCATAAAAGGTATTATTTAATTTAAAAAGCTCTTTGTGATCTTGTTTTTTCACACTAAATTCTTCATACATCATTTTATATGTCTCAAAATCATAAATTCCATCAATTTCATTTTCTAGATAAATAGCCTTGATA
This genomic window from Mycoplasmopsis gallinacea contains:
- a CDS encoding IS1634 family transposase, translated to MFPHEIINKKLKNNKENLLKYNKKFKGYDIICSLVDYFDIFKDCNTTKSISLKEVVMQQIYQRIKDPLSILGTFNSLKKEQEIVYSKNSFYRSLDYIAENREQILQNINSVLVNQYKRDVEIIWYDSTTTYFETFSRQGFKKPGYSKDGKFKEDQIVIGLATDSNGIPLHYKVFPGNTTDARTFIPFVLEVQKIYNIKQVTIIADKDISTNSNIRFLEAKGLKFIISYRMKKRSKEFKEFVLKKEDYIHFETGLMYKTEEIASLYRNGRNNGKIRKRIITFSKKRVKKMQWIDKF
- a CDS encoding IS1634 family transposase, with translation MDRQILINNFLKKAKNGKVSYEDITGNKKYRFFKAVEKSGYYELDNEKILEDEKFDGHYVYETNRHDLTPDQIVDLYAKQWKVEENFRSLKSRLALRPMYLSTWKHIAGYICICFLSLVLMKFLVFKINDLTGLFQKDKFTEHRLTEMMKNVMSIEERFNGKTIKSIDVIDDSIEDCWNDYTLVKKVLEMTKK